GCCACCATTTTCCAAAGCTCTTGGTAACTATAAGGAGAAGAGCCTCCAGATTGGAGGGCTAACTGATTCTCAACAACTCCGTAGAGACAATGCCCATCCGGCTTTATTTCATTGATGGTAAATCCAAGAGGCTCGAGCTTTTTCTCTAACTTCTCATCTTCAATCattcgatcactcacaatttgGCTCTGCTCCTCTTGTATTCTTTGCTCCCTGGCTACATCTTGTTCGGCTCTTTTCTTATGCTTTTTGGCACTCTTACTGAGTTTTGGCTGCTCAGCTTTATTTGTGATTGAAACCCCAGAAATAGCCTTCACCACCAAGTCATCAAGCTTTCCTTTTTGACTGCTACTGCTATTAAAGCCTAAAGAAGCCAGTTCATCGGCATGTCTTTCTTTAAGCTTTGTTGAGAGTCTAGCTATCTCTTCATCAATTTGTTTCTTCTTAGTTTTTTGCTCAACCTTGCTACCTTTAGCCGCCGCTTTTTTCATTGCAACTTCCTTGTTCTGCAGATCAGTAGTCTCTTCATGTGTCTCGAAAGCACCTCTTCAAGTGTTTCTTGAACAAAAATATGGGGCGGAGAACTTTGTAAATTGTGGGAATGTAACAATAATTCCTTCACAAAGCAGAATAGCCTATTGATTTTTGGTGCaaccctttttcttttttgggattttttggGTACAAGAATCCGATTGAACGGTTCCTCCTTTTTTTGAACAAACTAACTACGGATCGTtagctgctctgataccatgttagagAATActatgcggaaaataaaagactattgcagaaagtaaaagacggggagaacttcaaacactacattgtgaatgacttgaattgattatctcaatggttacacaaccttttataggctataattctagctatacatggaaaatatattctaattatactaatatcctttgtatttgattttccataatctttaattgctttccttctttattcttgccaAAACTTCAtctattgccttcttgttctccaattaattgatttccttattTCAACATTTTCATCACGGAGCAAAACAAGATAAATCGATTAGAGACGAAAAAGGCCAACAAACACGTTTTGAGATCTCAAACGAGGCTAGTAAGAACAGACTCTTTCAGCTAAAGTGTACATGTACTCCTTGATCCGTGGTTCAGATACCTTTGCTCGTTTCTTCTAATGTTCTATcatcatcattttattcaaTCACCAATCAAATGtacaaaatcaagaaatttCGACTATTTTTCTAATGCTTAGAGATACAATCATCTAACAATACTACTATGAGATTGTGAATTCTCCATTGTATGAGTATATCAAGTCATGATTATCAAGTTCACATCTTTACGTAACCAAGGCAtgaaatatactactccctccgtccccgattaggagtcgttgtttgacttggcacgggttttaaggaagTGTTTGAATGTTTGGTGTAGTAAATGGAGTTAGGTAGTGGAAGGTGGGACCGCTTTGACTTTTGGtgtaataaatttaattgaatcaaTTCAATGTCCAATTAAACTAAATTTACTGCCTAaatcaattcaattaaatttggtGTTATAAATTTACTGCCTTAAACAATTCAATTACAATTAAATTTGGTGTAATACATTTACTGCGTAaatcaattcaattaaatttaaaggtGTGGTGATTAACTAAATTTCATGGATTACACTTGTTTACTTTTTATGTGTCTTACCAATATTGAATGGAAAAAAACGTCACAAATTCCCACAGTCAACTTGCACTCCAATTTCACTGCCAACTTGCACTGTACTTTGAAAATTCAATGGAAAACAAGGAAGCAAATTCAAACTCCTGCCCAAAAATAGGGAGGGAAAGCCAAATCCATTCCATGGAGGGAATTTTAACAGCCAAGGAGGGAAAAAATACAAGCAAATTCACAGTGTTCACCAactcctataaatacattcaTTTCTACTCTTCATTTAGTTCCACcaaccaaaaaaaaaggaaaagctATTGGTTTTGTATTAGAccctcagaaaattttcatcactGGGCCTGATGGAGAATGAGGTGGCCCGAGTGTTGGTCACTGATCAGGAGCAGCAGGGGCAGGGTGGATGGCATCGGCCTACATTAGCATTGACTAGCCAACAAAAAAACCTCATTCCGCAGTTTCTTCTACAGCGAAGTACCGCTGGAGTGCTGCCAAGAGGCTCTTGTGCAGAGGCTGCCAATAAATTCAACATCCACAAAAGGACAGCAGAGAGAATATGGCACATCAATAAGCAGCAGATAGACAGAGGGGAACCTGTCATGATGCAAGGTAAAGTAACAggttatcaacacaaagacaaacTCATGTTAGATGAAGACAAGTTTAGAAACCTGTCCATGCTTGAGAGATCAACCATAAGGAAGGTTGCTTCTAAGATGGAAGTAAGCAAGACAACAATTGGTAGATTTCTTAAGAGTAATCAATTGAAACCTCATACAAGTGCTATCAAGCCTACACTTACTGAAACCAACAAAATTGAAAGGATGAAATGGTGTCTTTCTCATATTCAGACTACACTCGCTGAAGGTAAACTTCTTTACCATTCAATGCACAACATTGTTCATATTGACGAGAAATGGTTCTATATGACAAAGACATCAGATAGATACTACCTGTTGCCGGATGAAGATGTGCTATACAGGTCCTGTAAGTCCAAGAGATTCATCACTAAAGTGATGTTCATGGCTGCTGTGAGTAGGCCACTTTGTGGGCCTGATGGAGACATCATATTCGATGGTAAAATAGGGTTATTCCCATTTACAGAACATATACCAGCCCAAAGAAGTTCAAAGAACATGCCAAAAGGGACAATGGAGACAAAGCCTATTCAGACAATTACCAAGGAAGTCATGACAGCTTGTCTCCTAAACCAGGTATGCCACTTTTTATGTCAATAAAGCTATCAGACATCATATTCATGTCATCACATAGTCACATACACATATCATTGCCAGATTATACCATCAATCAAAGCCAAATGGCCAGCCAATGCAAGCAAGAAGATTTTCATACAGCAAGA
This genomic interval from Salvia splendens isolate huo1 chromosome 13, SspV2, whole genome shotgun sequence contains the following:
- the LOC121760810 gene encoding uncharacterized protein LOC121760810 — protein: MENEVARVLVTDQEQQGQGGWHRPTLALTSQQKNLIPQFLLQRSTAGVLPRGSCAEAANKFNIHKRTAERIWHINKQQIDRGEPVMMQGKVTGYQHKDKLMLDEDKFRNLSMLERSTIRKVASKMEVSKTTIGRFLKSNQLKPHTSAIKPTLTETNKIERMKWCLSHIQTTLAEGKLLYHSMHNIVHIDEKWFYMTKTSDRYYLLPDEDVLYRSCKSKRFITKVMFMAAVSRPLCGPDGDIIFDGKIGLFPFTEHIPAQRSSKNMPKGTMETKPIQTITKEVMTACLLNQIIPSIKAKWPANASKKIFIQQDNAKPHLRAADHQFEALASTDGFEFHLISQPPNSPDTNVLDLGYFRAIQSLQDDKMATSVDDLLRNVFTSFEELSPQTLNRVFITLQSCLTAILQVHGKNNYKIPHMNKNRLERTEGLPLQLQVEEGLVRESLEYLKLSENNTGDSYDIGRLNHALGY